From a region of the Tachypleus tridentatus isolate NWPU-2018 chromosome 1, ASM421037v1, whole genome shotgun sequence genome:
- the LOC143247797 gene encoding uncharacterized protein LOC143247797 isoform X1, giving the protein MLTKVVLLCCMISWITCTPSDSYGTSLPVQAFQSPELYKGRETYRPDVYEQEPPKPFSFGYQSQDDDGNIQQREEAGDESGNVQGNYGYTDSYGLFRKVNYVADADGFRADIESNEPGITSDDPAFVQIDSKEPPAHIQETYYAPSKPKAFIGSTDRSNSQPRRYLAPRPAPARGALTYPSPYGVNPATLSIRGLSVSPQGVVNRSGFAVPPHGAISTSGLSVSPYKLNKYHAPSFTAANY; this is encoded by the exons ATGTTGACTAAG GTAGTGCTGTTGTGCTGTATGATCAGCTGGATCACTTGTACTCCATCAGACTCATATGGAACTTCACTTCCGGTTCAAGCTTTTCAGTCACCCGAGTTATACAAAGGCAGAGAAACCTATAGACCTGATGTGTATGAG CAGGAGCCACCAAAGCCTTTCAGTTTTGGCTATCAGTCTCAAGACGATGATGGCAACATCCAGCAACGAGAAGAGGCAGGAGACGAAAGCGGGAATGTGCAGGGAAACTACGGCTATACTGATTCTTATGGTCTTTTCCGTAAAGTAAACTACGTCGCTGATGCCGATGGCTTCCGTGCGGACATCGAATCCAACGAACCAGGAATCACCAGTGACGATCCGGCCTTTGTGCAGATCGACAGCAAAGAACCTCCTGCACATATTCAGGAAACCTACTATGCTCCAAGTAAACCCAAGGCATTTATAGGGTCAACAGATCGCAGCAACAGCCAACCACGGCGTTACCTGGCTCCTCGTCCTGCTCCAGCCCGAGGGGCTCTGACCTATCCTTCCCCCTACGGTGTGAATCCTGCTACGTTATCAATCAGGGGACTCTCCGTTTCACCTCAAGGAGTGGTTAACAGAAGCGGATTCGCTGTTCCACCTCACGGAGCCATTAGCACAAGTGGACTCTCCGTTTCGCCatataaactgaacaaatatCATGCCCCTTCATTCACAGCTGCCAATTATTAG
- the LOC143247797 gene encoding uncharacterized protein LOC143247797 isoform X2, with protein sequence MLTKVVLLCCMISWITCTPSDSYGTSLPVQAFQSPELYKGRETYRPDVYEEPPKPFSFGYQSQDDDGNIQQREEAGDESGNVQGNYGYTDSYGLFRKVNYVADADGFRADIESNEPGITSDDPAFVQIDSKEPPAHIQETYYAPSKPKAFIGSTDRSNSQPRRYLAPRPAPARGALTYPSPYGVNPATLSIRGLSVSPQGVVNRSGFAVPPHGAISTSGLSVSPYKLNKYHAPSFTAANY encoded by the exons ATGTTGACTAAG GTAGTGCTGTTGTGCTGTATGATCAGCTGGATCACTTGTACTCCATCAGACTCATATGGAACTTCACTTCCGGTTCAAGCTTTTCAGTCACCCGAGTTATACAAAGGCAGAGAAACCTATAGACCTGATGTGTATGAG GAGCCACCAAAGCCTTTCAGTTTTGGCTATCAGTCTCAAGACGATGATGGCAACATCCAGCAACGAGAAGAGGCAGGAGACGAAAGCGGGAATGTGCAGGGAAACTACGGCTATACTGATTCTTATGGTCTTTTCCGTAAAGTAAACTACGTCGCTGATGCCGATGGCTTCCGTGCGGACATCGAATCCAACGAACCAGGAATCACCAGTGACGATCCGGCCTTTGTGCAGATCGACAGCAAAGAACCTCCTGCACATATTCAGGAAACCTACTATGCTCCAAGTAAACCCAAGGCATTTATAGGGTCAACAGATCGCAGCAACAGCCAACCACGGCGTTACCTGGCTCCTCGTCCTGCTCCAGCCCGAGGGGCTCTGACCTATCCTTCCCCCTACGGTGTGAATCCTGCTACGTTATCAATCAGGGGACTCTCCGTTTCACCTCAAGGAGTGGTTAACAGAAGCGGATTCGCTGTTCCACCTCACGGAGCCATTAGCACAAGTGGACTCTCCGTTTCGCCatataaactgaacaaatatCATGCCCCTTCATTCACAGCTGCCAATTATTAG